From a region of the Cyprinus carpio isolate SPL01 chromosome B21, ASM1834038v1, whole genome shotgun sequence genome:
- the LOC109045459 gene encoding proline-rich protein 7 isoform X4 has protein sequence MEPLECTGGGYPPREPPQFSPPIQMISSQLPVTHSLPQASWTIPEADTDVFGKPPCYEEAVLMEDPPPPYSEVLADPRGGTYTKPSSRSSREHQESETSKMAPVTVFPERGYSSLIRLPSARCWDSLGHLLSTMDLNHNNLPVEPQASAIATMPREGRTHTDLGLRGLRGLDQHYGLPTAIPLLGRSTALSVASPPDAEQQLLCEFCCHGSRELSAAHQHLTPHIISSSFLVCSSLI, from the exons ATGGAGCCTTTGGAGTGCACTGGAGGGGGATATCCTCCCAGGGAGCCCCCTCAGTTCTCCCCACCCATTCAAATGATATCTTCACAGCTGCCTGTAACACACAGTCTCCCTCAGGCAAGCTGGACTATCCCTGAAG caGACACAGATGTCTTTGGAAAACCTCCCTGCTACGAAGAGGCTGTATTAATGGAGGACCCACCGCCCCCTTACAGTGAGGTTCTGGCGGACCCCAGGGGAGGAACTTACACCAAACCTTCATCCAGGTCCTCCAGGGAGCACCAGGAGTCCGAGACCAGCAAGATGGCCCCTGTGACTGTGTTCCCAGAACGTGGCTACTCCTCCCTAATACGCCTACCTTCGGCCAGATGCTGGGACTCACTGGGGCACCTCCTGTCCACCATGGACCTTAACCACAACAACCTGCCAGTTGAGCCTCAGGCCTCTGCCATTGCCACCATGCCTCGTGAGGGCCGGACTCACACAGACTTGGGGCTGCGGGGACTCCGTGGTCTGGATCAACACTATGGTTTGCCCACAGCCATTCCCCTTTTGGGTCGAAGCACAGCG CTCTCCGTGGCATCTCCACCTGATGCAGAGCAGCAGCTATTATGTGAATTCTGTTGCCATGGCTCCCGGGAGCTGTCTGCAGCCCACCAACACCTCACCCCTCACATCATCTCTTCTTCCTTTCTAGTCTGCAGCTCACTGATATAA
- the LOC109045459 gene encoding proline-rich protein 7 isoform X2, translated as MVMSQGTYTFLACFAGFWLIWALIVMLCCFCSFAQRKLKRRREERLREQCLRALEMEPLECTGGGYPPREPPQFSPPIQMISSQLPVTHSLPQASWTIPEDTDVFGKPPCYEEAVLMEDPPPPYSEVLADPRGGTYTKPSSRSSREHQESETSKMAPVTVFPERGYSSLIRLPSARCWDSLGHLLSTMDLNHNNLPVEPQASAIATMPREGRTHTDLGLRGLRGLDQHYGLPTAIPLLGRSTALSVASPPDAEQQLLCEFCCHGSRELSAAHQHLTPHIISSSFLVCSSLI; from the exons ATGGTGATGTCGCAGGGCACCTATACGTTTCTGGCGTGCTTTGCCGGCTTCTGGCTGATCTGGGCTCTCATTGTCATGCTTTGCTGCTTTTGCAGCTTCGCCCAGCGCAAGCTGAAGCGCCGACGTGAAGAGAGGCTGAGGGAACAGTGCCTACGGGCGCTGGAGATGGAGCCTTTGGAGTGCACTGGAGGGGGATATCCTCCCAGGGAGCCCCCTCAGTTCTCCCCACCCATTCAAATGATATCTTCACAGCTGCCTGTAACACACAGTCTCCCTCAGGCAAGCTGGACTATCCCTGAAG ACACAGATGTCTTTGGAAAACCTCCCTGCTACGAAGAGGCTGTATTAATGGAGGACCCACCGCCCCCTTACAGTGAGGTTCTGGCGGACCCCAGGGGAGGAACTTACACCAAACCTTCATCCAGGTCCTCCAGGGAGCACCAGGAGTCCGAGACCAGCAAGATGGCCCCTGTGACTGTGTTCCCAGAACGTGGCTACTCCTCCCTAATACGCCTACCTTCGGCCAGATGCTGGGACTCACTGGGGCACCTCCTGTCCACCATGGACCTTAACCACAACAACCTGCCAGTTGAGCCTCAGGCCTCTGCCATTGCCACCATGCCTCGTGAGGGCCGGACTCACACAGACTTGGGGCTGCGGGGACTCCGTGGTCTGGATCAACACTATGGTTTGCCCACAGCCATTCCCCTTTTGGGTCGAAGCACAGCG CTCTCCGTGGCATCTCCACCTGATGCAGAGCAGCAGCTATTATGTGAATTCTGTTGCCATGGCTCCCGGGAGCTGTCTGCAGCCCACCAACACCTCACCCCTCACATCATCTCTTCTTCCTTTCTAGTCTGCAGCTCACTGATATAA
- the LOC109045459 gene encoding proline-rich protein 7 isoform X3, whose translation MVMSQGTYTFLACFAGFWLIWALIVMLCCFCSFAQRKLKRRREERLREQCLRALEMEPLECTGGGYPPREPPQFSPPIQMISSQLPVTHSLPQASWTIPEADTDVFGKPPCYEEAVLMEDPPPPYSEVLADPRGGTYTKPSSRSSREHQESETSKMAPVTVFPERGYSSLIRLPSARCWDSLGHLLSTMDLNHNNLPVEPQASAIATMPREGRTHTDLGLRGLRGLDQHYGLPTAIPLLGRSTAV comes from the exons ATGGTGATGTCGCAGGGCACCTATACGTTTCTGGCGTGCTTTGCCGGCTTCTGGCTGATCTGGGCTCTCATTGTCATGCTTTGCTGCTTTTGCAGCTTCGCCCAGCGCAAGCTGAAGCGCCGACGTGAAGAGAGGCTGAGGGAACAGTGCCTACGGGCGCTGGAGATGGAGCCTTTGGAGTGCACTGGAGGGGGATATCCTCCCAGGGAGCCCCCTCAGTTCTCCCCACCCATTCAAATGATATCTTCACAGCTGCCTGTAACACACAGTCTCCCTCAGGCAAGCTGGACTATCCCTGAAG caGACACAGATGTCTTTGGAAAACCTCCCTGCTACGAAGAGGCTGTATTAATGGAGGACCCACCGCCCCCTTACAGTGAGGTTCTGGCGGACCCCAGGGGAGGAACTTACACCAAACCTTCATCCAGGTCCTCCAGGGAGCACCAGGAGTCCGAGACCAGCAAGATGGCCCCTGTGACTGTGTTCCCAGAACGTGGCTACTCCTCCCTAATACGCCTACCTTCGGCCAGATGCTGGGACTCACTGGGGCACCTCCTGTCCACCATGGACCTTAACCACAACAACCTGCCAGTTGAGCCTCAGGCCTCTGCCATTGCCACCATGCCTCGTGAGGGCCGGACTCACACAGACTTGGGGCTGCGGGGACTCCGTGGTCTGGATCAACACTATGGTTTGCCCACAGCCATTCCCCTTTTGGGTCGAAGCACAGCGGTATGA
- the LOC109045459 gene encoding proline-rich protein 7 isoform X1, whose amino-acid sequence MVMSQGTYTFLACFAGFWLIWALIVMLCCFCSFAQRKLKRRREERLREQCLRALEMEPLECTGGGYPPREPPQFSPPIQMISSQLPVTHSLPQASWTIPEADTDVFGKPPCYEEAVLMEDPPPPYSEVLADPRGGTYTKPSSRSSREHQESETSKMAPVTVFPERGYSSLIRLPSARCWDSLGHLLSTMDLNHNNLPVEPQASAIATMPREGRTHTDLGLRGLRGLDQHYGLPTAIPLLGRSTALSVASPPDAEQQLLCEFCCHGSRELSAAHQHLTPHIISSSFLVCSSLI is encoded by the exons ATGGTGATGTCGCAGGGCACCTATACGTTTCTGGCGTGCTTTGCCGGCTTCTGGCTGATCTGGGCTCTCATTGTCATGCTTTGCTGCTTTTGCAGCTTCGCCCAGCGCAAGCTGAAGCGCCGACGTGAAGAGAGGCTGAGGGAACAGTGCCTACGGGCGCTGGAGATGGAGCCTTTGGAGTGCACTGGAGGGGGATATCCTCCCAGGGAGCCCCCTCAGTTCTCCCCACCCATTCAAATGATATCTTCACAGCTGCCTGTAACACACAGTCTCCCTCAGGCAAGCTGGACTATCCCTGAAG caGACACAGATGTCTTTGGAAAACCTCCCTGCTACGAAGAGGCTGTATTAATGGAGGACCCACCGCCCCCTTACAGTGAGGTTCTGGCGGACCCCAGGGGAGGAACTTACACCAAACCTTCATCCAGGTCCTCCAGGGAGCACCAGGAGTCCGAGACCAGCAAGATGGCCCCTGTGACTGTGTTCCCAGAACGTGGCTACTCCTCCCTAATACGCCTACCTTCGGCCAGATGCTGGGACTCACTGGGGCACCTCCTGTCCACCATGGACCTTAACCACAACAACCTGCCAGTTGAGCCTCAGGCCTCTGCCATTGCCACCATGCCTCGTGAGGGCCGGACTCACACAGACTTGGGGCTGCGGGGACTCCGTGGTCTGGATCAACACTATGGTTTGCCCACAGCCATTCCCCTTTTGGGTCGAAGCACAGCG CTCTCCGTGGCATCTCCACCTGATGCAGAGCAGCAGCTATTATGTGAATTCTGTTGCCATGGCTCCCGGGAGCTGTCTGCAGCCCACCAACACCTCACCCCTCACATCATCTCTTCTTCCTTTCTAGTCTGCAGCTCACTGATATAA